From Synergistaceae bacterium, a single genomic window includes:
- a CDS encoding histidine phosphatase family protein, with product MIFYLIRHAKSISNAANEWTGQIDAPLSHQGIKEQKELAVKFAYPKGDLYFSSPLSRSIDTLKIIYGHGPDIILPELSECSLGILEGMKYDNLDTDVEYLSWMNEPDVPVQGGESFNEFKERSEKSFEMMARLAIEKKYKSVVAVTHGNVMRAILHRFVDNSVKHNEWLIPNGGVHMLDIKEGSEKADSYKKMPPFLFEEFERSLR from the coding sequence AATGAATGGACTGGACAAATAGATGCACCTTTGTCTCACCAAGGGATTAAAGAACAAAAAGAACTGGCAGTTAAATTTGCTTATCCAAAAGGAGATTTGTATTTCTCTTCCCCCCTGTCACGCAGTATAGATACACTCAAAATAATTTATGGACATGGGCCTGATATTATTTTGCCGGAGCTATCTGAATGTTCCTTGGGAATTCTTGAGGGAATGAAATATGACAATCTTGATACAGACGTGGAATACCTTTCCTGGATGAATGAACCGGATGTGCCGGTGCAAGGTGGCGAAAGTTTTAATGAATTCAAGGAAAGGTCGGAAAAGTCTTTTGAGATGATGGCCCGTCTAGCCATTGAGAAAAAATATAAATCTGTCGTCGCAGTGACTCATGGAAACGTTATGAGAGCGATACTGCATCGCTTTGTCGACAACAGTGTAAAACACAATGAGTGGTTGATACCTAATGGCGGAGTCCATATGCTCGACATAAAAGAAGGCTCTGAAAAGGCTGATTCTTATAAAAAGATGCCGCCGTTTCTTTTTGAAGAGTTTGAAAGGAGTTTAAGATGA
- a CDS encoding cobyric acid synthase, with amino-acid sequence MKGIMIQGTNSDSGKSFITTALCRVFSDMGLKISPFKSQNMTRNTFITEDGLEMGIAQAIQAEAARLKPSIFMSPILLKPRDVSPSEIILMGKSYEPPNGKSYADFALSTGLNAIRQCLKKIEDNFEMVVIEGAGSPAEINLSKHEIVNMRVAKEADVPVILVADINRGGAMAAIVGTLDLLGEDRNRVKGLIYNKFHGDVTLFQDAVRWTEEKTGIKVLGVIPWLEDVFLESEDSLSDKQEEKTVKELALSEKEKNYNLLAKHVTGNINVEYLLKEIIKI; translated from the coding sequence ATGAAGGGAATAATGATACAGGGAACAAACAGCGACAGTGGCAAAAGTTTTATTACCACAGCTCTATGTAGGGTTTTTTCTGATATGGGTTTAAAAATATCTCCTTTTAAATCCCAAAATATGACTCGCAATACATTTATTACTGAGGATGGGCTTGAGATGGGGATAGCTCAAGCGATACAGGCGGAAGCCGCAAGACTAAAACCGTCTATCTTTATGAGCCCAATTCTGTTGAAACCGCGTGACGTTTCACCATCAGAGATAATTTTGATGGGCAAAAGTTATGAACCGCCAAATGGAAAAAGCTATGCTGATTTTGCATTATCAACCGGTCTCAATGCTATTCGCCAATGTCTTAAAAAGATAGAAGATAATTTTGAAATGGTTGTAATAGAAGGTGCGGGGAGTCCGGCAGAGATAAACCTAAGCAAACATGAAATAGTAAATATGAGGGTGGCTAAAGAGGCAGATGTTCCTGTTATTCTTGTTGCAGATATAAACCGGGGCGGTGCGATGGCCGCTATTGTCGGAACTCTTGATCTTTTGGGCGAAGATAGAAACAGAGTAAAAGGCCTTATTTATAACAAATTTCACGGTGACGTAACGCTTTTTCAGGATGCAGTCAGATGGACCGAAGAAAAAACAGGAATAAAAGTTCTCGGCGTAATTCCTTGGCTGGAAGATGTGTTTTTAGAGAGCGAAGATTCATTATCAGATAAGCAGGAAGAGAAGACAGTCAAAGAACTTGCTCTTTCGGAAAAAGAAAAAAACTATAATCTTTTGGCCAAACATGTTACGGGAAATATAAATGTGGAGTATTTGCTGAAAGAAATTATTAAAATTTAG
- a CDS encoding cob(I)yrinic acid a,c-diamide adenosyltransferase, which produces MKTGKFQIYTGNGKGKTTAAFGLCFRALGRDLRVKIVQLRKSRECGELIQAKRCGIDIKRCPEFPNGEPCTSPCPMLNTITKIIENNETDLLVIDEMMEALRVGCLKAEDAAALVRAKPEGMELVMTGRNVPEELLELADLVTSMELVKHYYKDGLDAREGIEY; this is translated from the coding sequence ATGAAGACAGGAAAATTTCAGATATATACAGGGAATGGCAAAGGGAAAACAACTGCGGCTTTTGGTCTATGTTTCCGTGCATTGGGACGAGATTTAAGAGTAAAAATTGTTCAACTTAGAAAGAGCCGAGAGTGCGGCGAACTTATTCAAGCAAAAAGATGTGGGATCGACATTAAACGCTGTCCTGAATTCCCAAATGGAGAGCCTTGCACTTCCCCATGTCCTATGCTTAATACAATTACTAAGATAATAGAAAACAACGAAACAGATCTGCTTGTAATAGATGAAATGATGGAAGCATTGAGAGTAGGATGTTTAAAAGCGGAGGATGCTGCGGCTCTCGTCAGGGCTAAACCGGAAGGAATGGAGCTCGTAATGACAGGAAGAAATGTTCCCGAAGAACTCTTGGAACTTGCTGATCTCGTTACTTCAATGGAACTGGTAAAACACTATTATAAAGATGGTCTGGATGCCAGAGAGGGAATTGAATATTAA